A single window of Microplitis demolitor isolate Queensland-Clemson2020A chromosome 7, iyMicDemo2.1a, whole genome shotgun sequence DNA harbors:
- the LOC103576909 gene encoding thymidylate kinase, producing MERGAFLVLEGCDRVGKSTQVKRLVKALNDRGIKAESRGFPDRKTTIGNIIDQFLSSKKDLAPEAVHLLFSANRWECSNDLIKTLNSGVTLVVDRYAASGAAYSATSTKKSLSWCKEPDRGLPAPDLVALITTDEKTIMSREGWANERFERRDFQRKVADNFLKLKDDTWKIISGDQSIDDIHQVLLEEALKIIKQVQNSPINQLYDSQS from the exons atggaACGAGGTGCATTTTTAGTACTCGAAGGCTGTGATCGTGTTGGTAAATCAACACAGGTAAAACGACTTGTCAAAGCACTCAATGACAGAGGAATAAAAGCCGAATCTCGTGGATTTCctg atcGTAAAACAACAATAGGAAATATAATTGATCagtttttatcatcaaaaaaaGATCTAGCACCTGAAGCagttcatttattattttcagcaaATAGATGGGAATGTAGTAATGATCTAATTAAGACACTCAATTCTGGAGTAACGCTTGTAGTAGACAG ataTGCAGCATCTGGAGCAGCTTACTCGGCAACATCGACTAAAAAAAGTCTTTCTTGGTGCAAAGAACCAGATCGTGGTCTACCGGCACCAGATCTCGTGGCTCTCATTACAACTGATGAGAAAACTATCATGTCACGTGAAGGATGGGCCAATGAACGCTTTGAGCGTAGAGATTTTCAAAGAAAAGTCgcggataattttttgaaactgaAAGATGACACGTGGAAAATTATATCAGGGGATCAAAGTATCGATGACATTCATCAAGTATTACTAGAAGaagctttaaaaataattaaacaagttCAAAATAGTCCTATCAATCAGCTGTATGATTCTCAATCTTAA